From the genome of Acidimicrobiales bacterium:
ACCAGGTCGCCGTACATCGCCACCTCGCGCTGACGCCAGCGGACGGTGTCGGCCAGCTCGGTGAACAGGTCGTCGGCCCCGCCCAGCCAGGCCGGGACGTGGTCGACCCACGCCCCCGCACCGAGGTCGATGCGCTCGGCGGTGGCGAAGGTCGGATCCGGGGTGGGCGCGCCACCGGCCAGGAGGGAGGGTTGGAACACGAGCTCCGGGGGCATGCCAGAAGCGTACACGTGTTCGTATCGGTTGCCCAGAGATCGAAGGGAGGCCCGGTCGTGCTCCTCACCTACCATCGCCGCCATGGCCAAGCCCCCCGTCCTCACGCCCCAGGCCGACGACTTCCCCCGCTGGTACCAGGACGTGGTGGCCAAGGCCGAGCTGGCCGACAACGGGCCGGCCCGGGGCACGCAGATCATCCGGCCCTACGGCTTCGCCATCTGGGAGCGGATGGTGGCCGAGGTCGACGCCCGCATCAAGGCGGCCGGGGCCGAGAACGCCTCGTTCCCCCTGTTCATCCCCCAGAGCTACCTGACCCGCGAGGCGGAGCACGTCGAGGGCTTCGCCCCCGAGCTGGCCGTGGTGACCCACGGCGGGGGCAAGGAGCTGGAGGAGCCCCTGGTGGTGCGGCCCACCTCGGAGACGGTGATCGGGGAGTACATGGCCCGCTGGGTCAACTCCTACCGGGACCTGCCCATGCTGCTGAACCAGTGGGCCAACGTGGTGCGCTGGGAGCTGCGGCCCCGGCTGTTCCTGCGCTCCACCGAGTTCCTGTGGCAGGAGGGCCACACCGCCCACGTCGACGAGGCCGACGCCCGGGCCTACGCCCACCGCATCCTGCGCGACGTGTACGAGGACTTCATGGTGAACGTGTTGGCCATCCCGGTGCTGGTGGGGCGCAAGACGCCCGACGAGCGCTTCCCGGGGGCCACCAACACCATGACCACCGAGGCCATGATGGGCGACGGCAAGGCCCTGCAGATGGGCACCAGCCACGAGCTGGGCCAGAACTTCGCCCGGGCCTTCGACATCGTCTTCCAGGACGCCGAGGCCACCCAGCAGCACGCCTGGACCACGTCGTGGGGCGTGTCGACCCGGATGATGGGGGGCCTCATCATGGGCCACGGCGACGACGCTGGGCTCCGCCTGCCCCCCCGCATCGCCCCCACCCAGGTGGTGGTCCTCGTCGTCCGCGACGGCGACGGGGTGGGGGAGCGGGCCCGCCTCGTCGCCGAGGCCCTGCGCACGGCCGGGGCCCGGGTCACCGTGGACGACCGCACCGAGGTGGGCTTCGG
Proteins encoded in this window:
- the proS gene encoding proline--tRNA ligase, which translates into the protein MAKPPVLTPQADDFPRWYQDVVAKAELADNGPARGTQIIRPYGFAIWERMVAEVDARIKAAGAENASFPLFIPQSYLTREAEHVEGFAPELAVVTHGGGKELEEPLVVRPTSETVIGEYMARWVNSYRDLPMLLNQWANVVRWELRPRLFLRSTEFLWQEGHTAHVDEADARAYAHRILRDVYEDFMVNVLAIPVLVGRKTPDERFPGATNTMTTEAMMGDGKALQMGTSHELGQNFARAFDIVFQDAEATQQHAWTTSWGVSTRMMGGLIMGHGDDAGLRLPPRIAPTQVVVLVVRDGDGVGERARLVAEALRTAGARVTVDDRTEVGFGRRATAWELKGVPVRIELGPRDLENEEATVVRRDVGEKATVGLSGLTDHVTDLLERIQADMLAVARARRDDRTVDVASVPEAVEAAGTGFARLRWGLVDPDALTALKAEGITVRCLQAPDGDVAATDDDPDSVATVARSY